A region of Actinobacillus porcitonsillarum DNA encodes the following proteins:
- a CDS encoding IS256 family transposase, variant Zn-binding type codes for MNYEPKKCHFCHSSDIRKHGIRNNIQRYKCNACNKTFTLKKKLNPINIWNDYSIGKQTYKQLAEKYHCSIRTIQRYLEKAPKTALNPPLSRYLNIIADTTFFGREFGILVLMDSLSKKVVYHRIIKTEKDVYYRIAFNSLRMKGYKIQSITCDGRRGILKDLLNTPTQMCHFHMVAIVMRALRKKHQSMAGKELKIIALTLKQSSKKDFYLRLHHWYLKHKAFLEERSDKPNEKGYYPYKHRNVRSAYHSFKRYMDYLFTYEKYSDLNIEKTTNRLENLFGQLKKKLSHHEGLTKKHKIMFIKDFLNKKSY; via the coding sequence TTGAATTATGAACCCAAAAAATGTCATTTTTGCCACAGTAGCGACATTCGCAAACATGGTATAAGAAATAATATTCAACGCTATAAATGTAATGCCTGTAATAAAACATTTACCCTTAAAAAGAAATTAAATCCAATAAATATTTGGAATGATTATTCAATAGGAAAACAAACCTATAAACAACTTGCCGAAAAATATCATTGTTCAATTAGAACAATTCAAAGATATCTCGAAAAAGCCCCTAAAACAGCATTAAATCCACCACTATCACGTTATTTAAATATTATTGCGGATACCACCTTCTTTGGCCGTGAATTTGGTATTTTAGTCCTGATGGATTCACTTTCTAAAAAAGTGGTTTACCATCGTATCATCAAAACGGAAAAAGATGTTTATTACAGAATAGCGTTTAATTCACTTCGTATGAAAGGCTATAAAATTCAATCAATTACCTGCGACGGCAGACGGGGTATATTGAAAGATTTATTGAATACACCGACACAAATGTGCCATTTTCATATGGTAGCCATTGTGATGAGAGCATTACGAAAAAAGCATCAGTCTATGGCTGGAAAAGAATTAAAAATCATTGCATTGACACTTAAACAGAGTTCTAAAAAAGACTTCTATTTACGATTACACCATTGGTATTTAAAACATAAAGCATTTTTAGAAGAACGGTCAGATAAACCGAATGAGAAGGGCTATTATCCTTATAAACATAGAAATGTAAGAAGTGCTTATCATAGTTTTAAACGTTATATGGATTATTTATTTACCTATGAAAAGTATAGCGATTTAAATATCGAAAAAACAACAAATAGACTTGAAAACTTATTTGGACAACTTAAGAAGAAATTATCGCATCATGAAGGATTAACGAAGAAACATAAGATTATGTTTATAAAGGATTTTTTAAATAAAAAGAGTTACTAA